TTTGCACGATTAACATTAATTATACCATAACTTTTGCTAATTGCAGGAAGGCAATGGAAAATTTTACAGTAAAATTTTTACTTGCTATTTACAAATAATAAGATATAATGGTAAAAAAATAACCTTTTTAAGAATTTACTTGCTATTTACAAATAAATTAAAATTTAACTAAAATTAACAAAACAAAGTCAAAAGGGTTAAAGGAGTCGGTTATGAAAACTACAAAATTTTTAAAATTTTTTTCGATCGGTTTTATTGCTTTAGCAATAGGTATATTCGGACTTGCATCTGTTTTTCCAGGAGCGTCTTACGGGGCGTCGACGCAAATCACGCATAAAACGGTAATTAATAGCAACGCAAAATTAATAAAGTTATACATAAAGATACTTAACAAAGTCGGCAACAATAAACAGGCAGTATTAGAAATCGAAAAAAATCTTCAGGTAAGCCCCGCGGGATTAAAGTTATATATGAATATGAAAAAAGGCATGGGAGTGGGAAACGCCGTTTTTATAAAATTAATCAAAGACAACACTAATGCTATAAACAGAGCGGACACAAAAAACTTTATCAAGGAATATCTGGCTGATAACGACACCCTATCCCAGCTTAACGGCAACGAAGTAAATGTTAAAAATGTAATTAAAGAAATGAACGGCACGGTTAACTTAAAGGTGGTAAACGAGGTTTATAAAACCGAAACCGGCGTAACCGTCGACCATACTCTGTCTCTTGCGGTCAACACCCCGAACACGACGCATAATTTACAATTAGAAAATTATACGGCTAACAAAAACGGCAGGGTTTATCAAACTCATATCTTGCAAAACCAGATGAGTCAGGTAAACAACATGCAAAACCAGATGAGTCAGGTAAACAACATGCAAAACCAGATGAGTCAGGTAAACAATACCCAAAGGCAAATAAACCAAGTAAATAACACCCAGCAGCAGATTCAACAAACTAATAATATGCAGCAGCAGATGATGGGCAGGTAATTGATTTAAAATTTTATATAAACGATATAAATGCAAGCTAAGTGCAAAAATACCCGAATATAATTGTAATTTAGCTTGCATTTTTTTTGTAAAATAAAAAGGGGGATATTCGGTAATGATAAGAAAAATAAAATTATTCTATGCCGTTTTTTTTGTTTTTGCTTTTTTAATAATTTCCGTAAATGTCAATATATCCAAATCGTTTGGCGCTCCAAATTTGCAGATAGGAACGGGCTATAACGAAACATGGGGCAAATACGGCACGAATTATACCACATCCTTAATTTATATCCCGCTTAATATAAATTATTACCCTGATAAAACCTTTAATTTTCAAGCCACGATACCGTATATGCAGGTTCATAAACAAACATCTACGGTGTTGGTCAACAATATACCAGTTCAAAAAGCGGGCGCTTCTACTTCGACCACCGAAAGCGGTTTGGGGGATATAGTTTTGACGGGAAATTATAACATTACAAATCAGGCGGTAAAACCTTCACTTCCGACTTTAACGGCAACGGTTTTTGTCGACCTGCCCACGGCCAGCGAATCTAACGGTTTGGGAACTGGAAAAGCAAATTACGGCTTTCAATTAGGTGTTACGCAGCTAATAAAATCTTATTTTTATTTTATAAACGGCGGTTATACCGTTTTAGGTAAACCATCGGGCATTACGAGCCTTACCAACCCTTTTTCCGCATACGCAGGCGCTGGTAAATTAATCACGAAGAACCTATCGGCGGCCGTCTCGGGGGCATGGTCCCAGGCAATTATATCCGGAACGCACGATACCGTAACAGGAAACCTGTCCGTAATTTATACGGTGGTAAAAAATAATACGATAGGCGTTACTTATATAAAAGGTTTTACAAACGAAAGCCCGTCTCAGGGGATAATGCTAAGCTATTCGCTTATGTTTTAAATTAATATTCATAAAATTTTAAAATAAATACGGTAACGAATAGCATTACGACTGAAAGCGCTATAAAATATAAAATAGAATATACCGCTATGCCGATAACTAAATAAAACAACAAAATTAATCTCTTAATGCGCTTGAGATCTTCATGGCGCAAAAGGAAGCCGATAAATATACTCACAATAATATATATAACGGATTCGATTATTATTATGTTAAAATTAATCATAAAATGGATTCCTGCCTACGCAGGAATAACTTAAGTTAGCGTTTCAAAACTCTCCCGAAATAAGATATAGTCTTTTTAAGTCCCTCTTCGATGTCAACCTTTGGGTTGTATCCTAAAATCTTTCTTGCAAGCGTTAAATCCGGATTTCTTTGAACAGGGTCGTCCTTTGGCAATTCCACAAACCTTATTTTCGATTTTGAACCTGTTAGGGACATAACCAATTTTGCAAAATCTATTACGGTAAATTCATAATTATTGCCCAAGTTTACGGGTCCCGTAAACTCACTTTTATTTTCCATGAAAAGCACAATGCCGTCTATTAAATCGGATATATAACAAAAAGATCTTGTCTGCCTGCCGTCTCCGTAAACGGTCAAATCATCTCCTTTTAATGCCTGTATTATAAAGTTCGAAACAACCCTGCCGTCGTTTTCGAGCATCTTCGGCCCGTAAGTGTTAAAAACCCTTACAACTTTAATATCCGCACCATACTGCCTGTGATAATCGAACATTATCGTTTCTGCCGCCCTCTTCCCCTCGTCATAACATGACCTTATGGAAACGGGATTGACATTGCCGTTATAACTTTCAGGCTGAGGATGAACGCCCGGCGAGCCGTACACCTCCGATGTCGATGTGTGTAAAACCGGAATCTTAAGCCTTCTCACATTTTCCATTACATTAAATATCCCGTAAACATTGTCTTTCATCGTTTTAAGCGGGTCTTTCTGATAGTGCGGAACGGAGGCGGGGCAGGCTAAATTTATTATGAAATCGGCTTCTATTAAAAAGGGTTCGCTAATATCCTGCCTTATAACTTCAAATTTTGAATTGCCTAAAAATTCGGCTATATTATTTTTAGAACCCGTATAAAAATTATCGAGGCATAATACTTCATGCCCCATGTTTAATAATCTTTCGCATAAGTTAGAGCCGATAAAACCCGCCCCGCCCGTGATAAGAACCTTCATGGTCTCTCCTTTTTTATTTGCCGGATTAGGCTAAATCCAGATTATATTTATTACCGTAGCCCCGTTTTGTTATCATAAAAAAATCTTTTACATAAGTATTGCTGTTTCCTATTATAATCGAGGTGTTCATGCTTACGATGTCAAACTTGTCCATATTTTCCAGCGTGGTTATAACAATTTCTTCATCCGGCCTCGTAACGGCCTTAATAATAGCGACAGGCCTGTCTTTATCCAAAGTTTCGAGTAAAATATCCTTTGCGATAGTAAGCTCGTTTTTTCTTTTCATACTCTTAGGATTGTAAAGTATTATAACAAAATCCCCCTGAGACGCCGCCCTTAGCCTTTTTTCTATATCTTCCCACGGCGTCAAAAGATTCGATAAAGAAATTACGCAAAAATCGTTCATTATAGGCGCTCCGACAGCACAGGAAGCCGCGCAAAAAGCCGGTATTCCCGGAATAAAATCAACCGGAATTTTTCCAAGCAGCGATTTTTTCTCGATAATCTCGAGCAAAAGCCCGCTCATGCCGTAAATGCCCGCGTCGCCCCCGGAAACAAGCGCGACATCCCTGCCCTCCATAGATTTTTTGACAGCCGCTTCGCACCGTTTAATTTCGTCTTTCATATTAAATGGCATCCTTTCCTGCGCCACGCTTAAAATACCGTCTATCTGTTTAAGATATGAGGAGTATCCTATTACCGTCTGAGAACTCTTTATAGCTTCAAGCGCCTTTTTACTCAAGTGGTCGGTATCGCCGGGAC
The Candidatus Acidulodesulfobacterium ferriphilum genome window above contains:
- the cobJ gene encoding precorrin-3B C(17)-methyltransferase, translating into MQEKERQCNDGGSRDNVNVNEGGNHETACFGKITVIGTGPGDTDHLSKKALEAIKSSQTVIGYSSYLKQIDGILSVAQERMPFNMKDEIKRCEAAVKKSMEGRDVALVSGGDAGIYGMSGLLLEIIEKKSLLGKIPVDFIPGIPAFCAASCAVGAPIMNDFCVISLSNLLTPWEDIEKRLRAASQGDFVIILYNPKSMKRKNELTIAKDILLETLDKDRPVAIIKAVTRPDEEIVITTLENMDKFDIVSMNTSIIIGNSNTYVKDFFMITKRGYGNKYNLDLA
- a CDS encoding SDR family oxidoreductase codes for the protein MKVLITGGAGFIGSNLCERLLNMGHEVLCLDNFYTGSKNNIAEFLGNSKFEVIRQDISEPFLIEADFIINLACPASVPHYQKDPLKTMKDNVYGIFNVMENVRRLKIPVLHTSTSEVYGSPGVHPQPESYNGNVNPVSIRSCYDEGKRAAETIMFDYHRQYGADIKVVRVFNTYGPKMLENDGRVVSNFIIQALKGDDLTVYGDGRQTRSFCYISDLIDGIVLFMENKSEFTGPVNLGNNYEFTVIDFAKLVMSLTGSKSKIRFVELPKDDPVQRNPDLTLARKILGYNPKVDIEEGLKKTISYFGRVLKR